Below is a genomic region from Paenibacillus rhizovicinus.
CAAATAAACGTAAGGACTCTTCCAAGTTCCTTCGAGCGGGATGAACGTAATGTCGCTTCCGCTAATGCCGTAATACGTTTTGAGCAGGTTCGTAACCTCGCCGGCCGGGATGTCCATCCGCAGATTGTTTCCAACCGCCTTAATGACACTGCCAATCTTGGTAACGCCGGAGAAGGACTTCAGCTTGTCGGCGATTTGGCCAAGAACCTGGCTCTCGCGCTGGTTGCGGTCAAAGTCGCTGGACATGTTCTTACCGTCGTTCGACTTGCGGTAACGCACGAAATCAAGCGCATCGTCGCCCATCAGCTTTTGACGGCCTTTGGACAAATTAATGTTGGTACCGTCTGCCTTATCGACGTAATGCATGTCCATATCGACGTCGACCGTTACGCCGCCGAGCGCATCCACGACGTCGGAGAAGCCTTGGAAGTTAATCATCGTCGTATAGTCGATCGGAACGTCGAAGAACTTGCCGAACATCGAGCGCATGCCCTTCTTCGCCGCCTGCTCGGCTTCCTTGTCCTTCAGGCCGTCGTTATGCTCCTGCCTGAGGAAATTCGCATAATACGCGTTCGCCTTGCGGGTATTATAGCCGTTCACCTGAATGCGGGAGTCCCGAGGAATGGAGACGACTACGGCGGACTTGGTCTTCGGGTTCATCGCCACGACCATCATGACGTCCGTGTTCAGCGTTCCGGTGTTCTTCCGCGTGTCCATGCCCAGCAGCATTAACGTGACCGGTTTTACTTTTACGGAATTCTCAGGCGCAACCACAACAGTCGGGTCGGCATCTGTCGTAATATCTTTCAGCGCATCTTTGGATACATACACCAAATAGCCAAGGTAGCATGCGACTCCGACAAGCCCTACGAGAAGGGCAACCATGATGCGGCGCGGCCAATAGTTTTTTTTCTTCGGTCGTACGGCGTGCGTTGCCTTCCTTGACATGTTATCCACCTTCGTCAGTTGTATTTCGGATTCTGGTTGATGTCTGTTAAGAGCTGCTCCGCGGCTTCGCGGGGGTACATCTGCAGCTTCGTTCGGCCATCCTTGTCATACTTCAAATGGATCATCGTGTCGTCCGTCTTATGTACGAGCAAGTTCGTTACACCATGATCGTCCGTCAGGATTTCGAGAAAGAAGTCGCGGGTGTCCGCAGCTGCGCGGTCCTCGGGCCTTTCTTCGGCGACAAGCTGAATTTGAAGCCAATTGAATAGGGCATCCTCCAACCGCACTGTTTATACCCCTTCCGTGTCGGAACTGCTGCTGCGTCTCGCTTTGATCCTGTCATAGATCTGTCTGCCGCGAAGCAGCAGCATCATGAAGACGGCGACCGCCATGCATTGGAGAATCGGCAGGCCGAAATCCTGAAGGATAAACAAAACGAACGCGCCGATGACCATGATCAAATGAACGAGAATTTCCTTCAGGATCGGCAGTCGCTTCGAAGCGCGAAACACTGCGTTGAAAATATAAATAATAAACGCGAGGATAAGGATGTACGTCAAAAACGGGTTTTGCGAAAGCCAGTGCTGCACGTGCGTTCTCCTCCTTTGTCTATTCTATAAATAGCATATCTATCGGCTTGACGCAAACGGCAGGGCAACGGATATCCCGAATGGGAAGTCCGTTGCCCTGCCTCCGTCAAAGCGTATGTTCAGGAAATGCTTAAACGCCTGCTTGGGCGGTTTTGCGTTGTTTCTCCGCACGTTCGCGCTCGCTCTTATTCAAGAGCTTCTTGCGCAGGCGGATCGATTTCGGTGTTACTTCGCAATACTCGTCGTCGTTCAAGTATTCCAGCGCTTGCTCCAGGGAGAACAGAACCGGCGTTTTCAAACGGACCGTGTCGTCTTTACCTGCGGAACGCACGTTCGTCAGTGCTTTCTCTTTGCAGATGTTAACGATGATGTCGTTGTCGCGGTTATGTTCGCCGACGATCATGCCTTCGTAAACATCCGTAGCCGGCTCCAGGAACAACACGCCGCGGTCTTCCACGCCCATCATGCCGTAGAATGTCGTTACGCCGGTCTCGCTGGAAATCAACACGCCTTGATGACGTCCGCCGACGGAAGTACCGGCAAGCGGGCCGTAGTTATCGAAGGCATGGTTCATGATGCCGTAACCGCGCGTCAGCGTCAGGAAGTTCGTGCTGTAGCCGATCAAGCCGCGCGCCGGGATGATGAACTCGATGCGGACTTGGCCAGTGCCGTTATTGACCATGTTGACCATTTCGGCTTTACGCGAACCAAGGCTTTCCATGACGGCGCCCATGTTTTCTTCCGGTACGTCGATGAGCAGGCGCTCGTACGGCTCGCTCTTCACGCCGTCGATTTCTTTAATAATAACTTCCGGCTTGGAAACTTGAAGCTCGAAGCCTTCACGGCGCATATTCTCGATGAGAATCCCCAGGTGAAGCTCGCCGCGGCCGGATACGACGAAGGCATCCGGGCTGTCGGTTTCATCAACGCGCAGCGCAACGTCGGTTTCCAATTCTTTAAACAAGCGTTCGCGAAGCTTACGGGACGTAACCCATTTGCCTTCGCGGCCCGCAAACGGGCTGTTGTTGACGAGGAACGTCATTTGCAGCGTCGGCTCGTCGATCTTCAGAACCGGCAATGCCTCAGGGTTTGCAGGATCAGCGATTGTTTCGCCGATGTTGATTTCGCGGATACCTGCGATCGCGACGATATCGCCCGCGCCCGCTTCTTCAACCTCTACCCGTTTCAAGCCTTGGAAACCGAAGAGCTTCTCGATACGCGCTTGTTTCGTAATGCCTTCGCGGTTAATGACCGCGACCGTTTGGCCTTGGCGGATTTTACCGCGGTTGACGCGTCCGACCGCGATACGGCCAAGGTATTCGTTATAATCAAGCAGCGTTACGAGGAATTGCAGCGGCTCTTCGATGCTTTCCGTCGGGGACGGAATGCGCTCGATGATCGTTTCGTAGAGCGCCTGCATGTTCTCGTCCTGCTTCTCCACGTTCATGCTCGCCGTACCCATCAATGCGGATGCGTAAACGACAGGGAATTCCAGCTGCTGGTCGCTCGCGCCAAGCTCGATGAAGAGATCCAATACTTCGTCCACGACTTGCTCAGGGCTTGCGTTAGGACGGTCGATTTTGTTCAATACGACGATCGGCGTCAAGTTGCTTTCGAGCGCCTTGCGAAGTACGAATTTCGTTTGCGGCATGCAGCCTTCGAACGCATCGACGACCAGCAATACGCCGTCGACCATTTTCATGATACGTTCCACTTCGCCGCCAAAGTCGGCGTGTCCAGGTGTGTCAACAATGTTGATCAGGTAATCCATGTAGTTGACTGCTGTATTCTTAGCCAAGATTGTAATGCCGCGTTCCCGTTCCAAATCATTGGAATCCATCGCGCGTTCTTGGACGGTTTCGTTGTCGCGGAACGTGCCGGATTGTTGAAGCAGCTTATCGACGAGCGTTGTTTTGCCGTGGTCGACGTGCGCAATAATAGCGATATTTCTGATGTTTTCTCTGGCTTGCATTGTAAGTTATCCACTCCACTTTTTATTTATAGTCTGTTTACTACAGCGCATCATAAACCGTGCCAAACCATTGCAGGCTTACCAACGGGCCTTGCGTCCCGCAACCAGCCATGCGCCGGCCGCGATCAGGAAGGCGGCAATGATGTACAACCCCCAACCCCATACAAGCATGATAATGAAAAATGACACTGCCGCCAGCGCCAGCACAATCGCGAGCGTCAGCGGAAACTTCGGACGGTACGTGTCGAAAAGGTGATATTCGTACAATCCGGCTGCGACGCTGAGGATCATAAAAGGCCACAAGTACTGCATGTTGCTCCAGCCAGACGCCATGCTAAAGAAGAAAATAAAGGCGTTAATCGTCAAAATCGCCCCGGGGATCAGTACGTACGGAGGCAGCAATCGTCCGAAAAACAGCACGTGCAGCAAAATGCCGGGTATCAACAGAAAAAGCGGCCAGAAGTTTGTGCCGATAAACGCAAACAGCCCCAGTTTTCCGAGTAAAATCACAGCGCCGGCAATTAAAAACAGCAGTCCGACGGTGTATTGATTTTTCGACATGCCTAAGTTCCTTTCTCTCGACACTTTTTTAACATTTACTAGTGTAATGGAACGGGAGGCAAAAAACCAGTGAAAGTACTGCAAATTACTGAAAATTATAGGTTACGCCCACTTTTTATTCGCAGCAATGCCACAATAATCACGAATGGGATGAGCAATATTGGAATCGCCTTAATCATTATTGCCGCGTTTTCCGCCAATATCCGGTGGATGGCCGGGTCATGGACGAGCATTTCGCCCGACGCATAGCCGAGCAGCCCGCCCCCGATATACACCAGCGATGGGAATTTCCGCAGTATGGAGCTGAGCAGCTGGCTGCCCCAAACGATCATCGGAATGCTGAGCACGATTCCGAGCATGATGAGAATCGGTTCGCCTTTGGCAACGGCAGCGATTGCCAGTACATTATCGAGGCTCATAATAAAGTCCGCAATGACGATCGTCCGTACTGCCCCCGCAAGCGATCTGACCTTGCGCATGGCATGGAATTCCTCGGCATGGGCAGACGCGTCCATAATGAGCTTGACGGCGATCAAGAACAGCAAGACGCTTCCGGCGGCTTGAAGATACGGCACCTGCAGGAGAGTAAGAGCGACAAGCGTAAGCACGCAGCGAAGCCCCACTGCCGCCGCTGCCCCCCACATCACCGCTTTGCGCCGCTGCGCGGGCGGCAGCTGCTGGCTTGCCAGCGCTATGACGACGGCGTTGTCACCGCTTAACAGTACGTTAATAAACATAATTTGAACGAATACGACCAGGCTGTCCAATTTGTCCGCCTCCCAAGTTGAATATTCAACGTGAAACGGCTGCCGCCGTCCTATAAACGCAGTGGTTTTCAAAGAAAGCACCCCGTCTATGAACGGTATGTCCCAAGCGGACAGCTTATGTTTGCATTTTTTGAATCCTTTCGCTTCTTCCCCCGTATGAACGAGAAAGTTCCTCGCAAGCAGAAAGGGTGTTGAAAGACCATGGAATTGTTCTCGATCGAATTTTTCACTGCACTGTTAACGATTGTCTTCATCGATCTTGTTCTTGCCGGAGATAATGCCATCGTGATCGGCCTTGCGGCCCGCAAATTGCCTTCGGATCAGCAGAAAAAAGCCATCCTGTGGGGGACGGTCGGCGCGGTCGCCATACGGGCTATAGCTACGGTGCTCGTCGTCTACTTGCTTAAAGTGCCTTGGCTTATGGTCGCGGGCGGCGTTCTATTGCTGTGGATCGCTTACAAATTGCTCGTCGATTCGGATACGCACGACAACATTCAGGCCGGCAGCACGCTGTGGCAATCCGTGCGCACCATCGTAATCGCCGACGCCGCGATGGGCATCGATAATGTCATCGCAGTCGCAGGAGCCGGTCACGGCAATATCCCGCTGGTCGTTCTTGGCTTAATAATCAGCATCCCGATCGTCGTCTGGGGCAGCACGCTGTTCATTAAGATCATCGAGCGGTTCCCATGGATCGTTTATGTCGGCTCCGGCGTCATCGCTTATACGGCCGCCAAGATGATTACGCACGAGAAACAGCTGAAAGATGTCTTCAATCGCAATCCGGCATTCGAATGGGCGTTCATGATTCTCGTCGTCATCGCCGTCATCGTTGTCGGGCTTTGGCAGAACAGCCGCAATAGCAGCCGGCGCCAAGCCGCGCAGTTGGAAAACGGAAAAGAATCGCATTAAGAAGCAAGGCCTTCATTTACCCGGACAATCAATGGAGCGCAAAATCGCCCTTCGCTGTTAGCGAAGGGCGATTTTTTTTGAATTTGCGATGACGTTTCCTGGAACGATTAGTGCCCCATCATCATAGCCGGATCCGGAGCGTTGCCGTCCGATGCTTGATCTTCTTCCTTCAGACGAGGCTTGCGAAGAAGCAAGGAGAGCGCCACGCCTACGGTCGCGATGCAGGCGGACAAGAAAAACGTATCGCCATAACCGGCAACGACGGCCGTCAACGGATTCGCATCCTTGCCTGCGCTTGCGGCATGAGACGTGATTTGCGACGTCAGGTAGCCTGTTAAGCCGGCAACAGCGAACGATACGACGACTTGCTGCGCCGCTGTCGTAAGCGGCGTTACGCGGCTTACAAGGCGGCGCGGCGCCGAGTTGAGCACATGCGTGTTGAGCGGCATCATGGAGAAGCCCATGCCGATACCCATCATGCAGATCGCAACGATAATGACCCACAGGCTCGTGTCGACTTTGACGCCCGACAGGATGAACAACGCGACGGCTACGACGGCAAGACCGGCGAAGGCGAGCGGCCGAGCGCCGATTTTATCGAACAGCTTGCCGCTGATCGGCATGCCGATACCTGCGCAGAGTGCCTGCGGCATCAGAATCCAGCCCGTTTCCAGCGCGGTGTAGCCTTTAACGCCTTGAAGGTACAGTGGAACGAGCAGCATGGCGCCGAACAGCGCAAGCTGCACGATCCAGGTCAAGATGATGCTGCGCGTGAAATCCGAGGATTTGAACACTTTCAATTCCAGAAGCGGCTGCTTCTGATTCAGTTCCACGAAGATGAACAGAATCAAGGCGATGCCGCCAACCGTCAAGCCCGTAATCGCCGAGGTCGAAGACCAGCTCGTGCCGCCTTCACTCACGCCGTAAGCCAGCATCGCGAAAGCGATCGGCGCAAGGCACATCCCGATGATGTCCAGATGAGGAGCTGCATGACGTTCGGATTTCGGCAAATATTTGGTTCCGAGAATAAACGCTATGATGCCGATCGGCAAGTTGATGATGAAGATCCAATGCCAGCTGACGGAATCGACCAGCCAGCCGGACAGTACGGGACCGAATGCAGGCGCCATCAGCATCGGAATGCCGAGCACGCCCATAATGGATCCGCGGCGTTCGGGCGGAGCGAGCTTGAAGACCATCGCCATCCCGATCGGAGAAACCATACCGCCGCCCAAGCCTTGAATGACGCGGTAAATGATGAGCTGTTCCGGCGTCTGCGCGATGCCGCACAGAACGGAACCGATCGTGAACAGCGTGATCGTAATTAGAAAGATTTGTTTGGAACCGAATTTGTCCGTCAGCCAGCCCGCAAGCGGAATTACGGCGGACAAGGCAAGCGTATAGCCTGTTACCGTCCATTGAATGGTCTTCAGGTCGGTATCGAAATATTCGACAAGCTTAGGTATGGCGTTGTTAACGACTGTACTGTCCAAAATAACCATGATCATACCAACGATAATGGCGAGCAGCGGCGGAAGAATGGCTTTCAACGAGAAGTCGTCTCCGCCATTCGTCGGGGATAGCTTTTGCGGTCGAGCGGACATGGTGTTTGCCTCTGCTTTCTGCTCAGTGAGCGGTATATTTGTAGAAATAATGATCCAAGAATAAATCGATTTGCTCTTCGACCGATGCTGTAATGACGAATCCTTCGCCTTGCATCGATTTGTGTTCATTCGAAAAGCTGGCTTTGACGATAGGCGACAGAATAGCCGCAAACAATTGCTGCGTCACGAGCAGGAGCTTCTCCCGGCTAGACGGACCGATGATTTCTGTCAAAGCCGCGCCCAGCTTATCGAATCCCTGGCTTTTCAGGAATGACGCATACTCCAATTGGGACTCGAACATTCGTTCCTGGCCGAGCACTCGCTTGATGAGTTCGGGATGTTCCTGCAGCGACGACGTGTACGCAAGCAAAAATCGCTTGAGCCGTTCAAGTGGCGGCAGTCCGATTTCGTCAAATATGGAGAAAGCCTCTTGGAACGAGGCGAGCTGGAGTTTGAGCGTTTCGCTTATCAGCTTCTCCTTCGAACCGAAGTAATAATTGACGAGCGCGACGTTCGCTTCGGCTGCACTGGCGATTTTGCGGATGGTCACCTTATCGATGCCTTCGGCTTTAATCAGTGCCAAGGTGGCGGCAAGTATCTTTTCCCTTGTCGAGTGAATCACTCCATTTCACGATTAAACAAAGATTTAAACATCGTTTAAAACAGTGTTTAATATACCTTGAAACGCCTCTGCCTGTCAACGTTATTCTTCCTTTGGGCAGCGCCTATGATGCAATGCCAAAAGGGCTGCCCCTGCAAATCATTCTGGAAAATGATTTGTAAGGACAGCCCTGTTCTGTTGTTGTGTGGTGTCTTACTGGCGACTGCTTACCTCATACCGGCGATTAAAACCAATCGTCTTGGCCGGCCGTCTCCACTGCAGTCCGTATATCCGGGCGTATCGTCAACGTCTCCACCGTCGCCACCGCCTGAAGAATCATTTCATCCAGATTGGAAATGCTCTCCTCGGCCTTCTCGACGATCCCGAGATTCGGATTGGTCGTCGGATTCTTCGGCACGAACAACGTGCAGCAGTCTTCGTAAGGCAGAATGGACGTTTCGAACGTTCCGATCTGGCGGGCTATGCGAATGATTTCGTTCTTGTCCATCGTAATCAGCGGTCTCAGAAGCGGGAGCTCCGTCGTCCGGCCGATCACATTCATGCTGCTCAACGTCTGGCTTGCGACCTGGCCAAGACTGTCTCCGGTCACGATGCCAAGCGCTTCGCGCTGCCCGGCCAGCTGCTCGGCGATGCGCAGCATCGACCTTCTCATCAGCGTTATGATAAGCGAATTATGGTCGCATTGGGCAATGGCCGTCTGAATGTCGGTGAACGAGACGAGATGGAGTTTAATGGAGCTTCCCGTAAACTGCGACAAGATGCGGACCAGCTCGATAACCTTCTCCTTCGCCTGCTCGCTCGTAAACGGATAGCTGTGATAATGGACGGCTTCGATTTCCAAGCCTTGGCGCATCGCGAGATAGCCGGCTACGGGACTGTCGATTCCCCCCGAGAGCATCAGCAGTGCCTTGCCGTTCGTGCCATGCGGATACCCGCCGGCGCCTTGAACGACGCTGCTGAATACGTAGGTGCCTTCGGGCTGAATTTCGACTTTGAGCTCTACTTCGGGTTCACGGACATTGACTTTGAGTCCCGGGAGCTCGCGCAGCACATGTCCGCCTACCAAATGGTTCATTTCCTGGGAATCATGCGGAAATCCTTTATCCACGCGGCGCACGGACACTTTGAACGTATCCGGCTGCTTCGGCAGCGCACGCATGACGTCGAGCGCCGCGCTGCGAATCGCTTCTAGCTCGTTGACCGTTCGGCGAATCGGACTGAACGAAGCGATGCCGAATACGGATTTGAGCTTCACCGCCATTGCCTCGTAAGGTTCGCCGTTCAGCGTTATATAGATTCTGCCGTAAGCACGGGTAATCTCCGCGCGAGGAAAATCCGACACAGCCCGTTTCACTTTCGCCATGATCCGTTGGTCGAATCGATCGCGGTTCTTCCCCTTCACTGTAAATTCGCCGAAACGAATCAATATCATATCCGGATTCATGTTGTCGTTAATCCTCTCTTCGTTCCAACGGTTTTAATTTTTGCACGACCATCTCAAGCGTGCTGCACAGCCATTCGATTTCGGCGTCTCCATGCTCGTCCCCGAAACTAACGCGGACTCCGCTGGATGCCCGCTCCCTAGGCAGTCCCATTTCTAACAGCACTCTGCTCGGCTCATCGCTCTTCGAAGAACAAGCCGATTTGGTGGACGTCAGAATCTCATGCTGCTCCAGCATGTGGACGATAACTTCAGGTTTCATGCCGGGGTACGAGAAATGAACGATATTCGGAGCAGCCTTGCCGCCAATCCCTGTATCTCTGCTGCCATTGAGCATCAATTCCGGAATACCGTCCAAGCATGCAATCAAACGTTGCCTGAGGGCATACATCCGTTCGGCTCTTGCGGGCTGACTCTCGATCGCAAGCCGGAATGCCTTGGCGGCCGCCACGATTGCCGGAACGTTCTCCGTGCCTGGACGAAGACCGCGCTCTTGCCCGCCACCGCGATAGACCTGGGCAAGCTGCAGCCTCGGATGAATGTAGAGCAGTCCGGCGCCTCGTGGACCGCCCACTTTATGCGCGGTTGCCGAGAACAAGTCGACCCGGCTGCCGACGAGATCAATCGGGAGTTTGCCGACGCTCTGCACGCCATCCACATGAAAGACAATATTGCCGCGACTCTTCAGCCGTTGTCCGATATCCGCGATCGGCTGCACGGAGCCGACCTCATTATTAACATGCATCACGCTGACGAGAGAGGTTTGGTCCGTAAGCGCAGCCTCCACCGCATCAGCGGATACGACGCCGGTCTCGTCAGCGCGCAGATACGTCACGGTCCAGCCTTCTTGCTCCAACTGTCTGCATGTGTCGTAGACCGATGGATGCTCGATGGCAGTCGTAACGATATGTTTCCCGTTCCGGGCTAAACTGCGGGCTGCGCCGACAATGGCGATATTGTTGCTTTCCGTGCCGCCTGAGGTGAACAGCCAATCGTTTGCTTCGGTACCTGCAAACAAGCCGGCGATAACCGATCTGGAACGTTCCAGCAAATTTCGCGCTTCTTGCCCGCTCCGATGCAGCGAGGAAGGATTCGCATAATGCTTGGCCATGATTTCAGCCATTGTGCGAATCACATCCCCATGCGGCGGGGTCGATGCGCAGTGATCGAAATAATACATCGTTTAAGCTTCCTTTCCGTCTTGCTTCATAAAATAAAAAATCACATGGATTCTATTAGTATCGCATAGAAACGAAAAAGATCAACGCAAGAGGCCAAGGCGGTCGTTTCGACGGCGCTTCAGCTTCCCCGTGATCTTGTGTTTTCCGTATGCCGTTCGTGTGGTTGGCTCGTTAAACCGTATAGCCCGTTTGCGCGTTCAGCACTTTCGATACGTAGCGCTGCGTCTCTTCCGGCAGCCGGCTCATCAGCGCTTGGAAGTCGCTGTTCGATTGGATCCCGGCGCGGTCAACCCGGCCCGGGCCGGCATTATAAGCCGCCAAGGCAGCCTGCTCGTTACCGCCGTATTTGTTCATTAGATACGCGAGAAACTTCGTGCCGCCTTCAATATTCTGCTGCGGGTCGAACGAATCCGTTACGCCCAAGCTGCGCGCGGTGCCATCCATAAGCTGCATAAGGCCTTTGGCGCCGGAAGCCGACTCCGCATTCGGATTATTAGAGGATTCCGTATGTATAACCGCTTTGATCAGCGACGGATCGATTCCGTATTTCGCTGCTGCTTGATCGATGATCGCATCGTAATCGCCCGACCCGCTGACGGTATCCGGCTGCTGGTTCAAGCTGCTCAACAAAGGCGCCAGCGAACTCAAGCTTCCGAGGGACATCAAGCCTGCGGTATTCAAATCACCATTGAGGGTCGTAGGATCGCTTCCCGATCCGCCGGCCATATATTGCTGAAGCAGCGAATCGAACATCGAGGAACCGTCCGTCCCCGTCGTCGCGGACAAGACGTTCTCATTGCCGTTCAAATCCAGGCTTGGCATCAATTGGAGCTTCAAAAGCTGCGTCATAATTCGCGGATCAATGCTCATGTCTCGTTTCGTCCCTCCACAGTCATATGCTGTCATTCGACATAGATTAACACTATTTTACATCCTGCTGGATGTTTTAGCCAGTGAGTCGTTAGTCCCAAACCCTTGGCAAACAAGTTTACAACTCTTTCAAAACCTTTTCACAACCTTTTCAAAACCCTTTTCAAAACCCTTTTCACATCCCCCTAAATCCCCCTTCTCCTAAGGGGGACCCCAGGAACTCCGTCCCTGGACCCGGTATGGGCTTGCCTGCTGCCTGGGCCGTCTTCGACGTTACTTTGGCTGTAGGCTCGTTTTCGTCCGCTGACGCGGACACACTTTTCAGGCGGCGTTCTTGCCGGACTTGATGCCCGAAACCATTTAAAACCAGTTCACGACCTTTTCAAAACCTTTTCACATCCCCCTAAATCCCCCTTCTCCTAAGGGGGACCCCAGGAACTCCGTCCCTGGACCCGATTTGGGCTTGCCTGCTGCTTGGGCCGTCTTCGACGTTACTTTGGCTGTTGGCTCGTTTTCATCCGCTGACGCGGACACACTTTTCAGGCGGCGTTCTTGCCGGACTTGATGCCCGAAACCATTTAAAACCAGTTCACGACCTTTTCAATACTTTTAAAACCTTTTCAAAACCCTTTTCACATCCCCCTAAATCCCCCTTCTCCTAAGGGGGACCCCAGGGACTCCGTCCCTGGACCCGATTTGGGCTTGCCTGCTGCTTGGGCCGTCTTCGACGTTACTTTGGCTGTTGGCTCGTTTTCGTCCGCTGAGGCGGACACACTTTTCAGGCGGCGTTCTTGCCGGGCTTGATGCCCGAAACCCGAACCCAAAACCCGAACCCAAAACCTTTTAATGCTTTACAAAAATAAAAAACCGGCGAAGGGAATGCCTTCGCCGGGAGTATTCAGGTGATTGCATAATATAAAGGAACAAGGACCAAGTAAGCAACTACAGCGATTGCGCCAAGCGTAATGGACGCTATTCCAAGACCTCGCGCCCCTTGCCAATAAGCGATGAACCCGACGACGACTGCCGTTGCGCCCAGCACGATCGGCCAGACGATCCATGACATGACGGCTAGAATAAGTGCTGCCCAGCCTGTGGCCACGCCGGCTGATTTGGTTTCTCGAACGGCATCGTTTGTTATCCGCGTCGTTTTGCGATCCGGATAATAGTCCCTCATCGATGCATTCGGTACTGCGATTTCGGCTGCCGCTTCCTCGTTATACGCATCCCTGTCGATATGGTACAGCGGGTTCGTTGCCGAGTCGTCATGCGGACTATGCTCGAACTTTCCGTGTGACTCACGTTCGCGTTCCAATCGGCCTCACTCCTTTGGTTTAAAGGTATGGCAACATGTGGACGCACTGTTCGATGCTTCGTCTTGATGGTCGTGAACGAATCCTTCGTCCGCGAATTCGGACCCGAAATCAACATTGGCATGGCGGTCGATATCGACCTGAATTTTGTCCGCGCCGCACTGGTTCCCGTCTTTCCAGAAGGAGCAGTTAGCAACGCTGCAGCTTACGCCATTCGGCATAAAAATCACCCCCGGTATCAAGTTGCCCGTACCGGGGGTGATTTATGTCTGCCTTATTTTTGTCCTTGCATACGGCGTTGGGTCATATAATCGCTTTCGTAATAGGCCAGGTCGTCGCGAAGCTCTTCGAAAAGCTTGGATACGGACAATACGATATCGCGTGCCGTACGAACCGGTTTCTTGCGGAAGCGAATTGCATCTTGTCCCGTGTAAGCGTAACGGCCGTCTTCGGAATAACATTCGTTCTTCGGATAGAAAAATGCATTAACACATTGGTGGTAAACTTCGTAAAGCGCGCGTTCCGCGAAATCCGTATCGAAATTCGGTCTTCTCAGCGCCACGCCGAGCTTCTCATACGCCACTTCGGAGAAAACAAGCATATGACGAAGATCAGACAGCAATCCTTTATAGAAAAGCTCTGATTCGTTTCCTTGGTCTTCAGCGGTAAGCTGCGGAAGAGCGTGTTCGTTCAGAAACGATTCCAGTTGGCTGATGGCAAGTTTTAGTTTGTCTCTCGTTGATTCGCTAATCGCTTTTACATTAGTCGAAGGCATGATTGGTAGATCCCCTTTCATCGTCGCGAACAATACTTAAATCATCAACATCGTACCACAAATGCGAGATAGATGGTACTCTCGAATAAAACGTCGGAGCCGTATATTTTCCTTCCGGTCACGTTACCCTATGGTCAAGAGGCGATGCGGGAAGTTCCGCGACTTTGCGTTGCAGCGCCAATCAGGGAGGAAATGATCGAAATGACACGACGTAAATGGATCGGCTGGTTCGCTGTGATTGCCGCCGTCGCTTTGCTGATACCGCTCACCCCATGGTTCGGCGGCCATGCTCCGAGCGATAAGGACAAGAAAGCCCAGATGAACACGATGTCGGCGCACAAAGAACATCAGCTCAAGCTGGCTA
It encodes:
- a CDS encoding DUF1540 domain-containing protein → MPNGVSCSVANCSFWKDGNQCGADKIQVDIDRHANVDFGSEFADEGFVHDHQDEASNSASTCCHTFKPKE
- a CDS encoding YpuI family protein gives rise to the protein MPSTNVKAISESTRDKLKLAISQLESFLNEHALPQLTAEDQGNESELFYKGLLSDLRHMLVFSEVAYEKLGVALRRPNFDTDFAERALYEVYHQCVNAFFYPKNECYSEDGRYAYTGQDAIRFRKKPVRTARDIVLSVSKLFEELRDDLAYYESDYMTQRRMQGQK